gaACAAATATCTTGTAATTCGAAtgtattaaatttttttttaaagttaATTGACTCCAACCAACGCATATTTAAATCTCGATTAAAAGCGATTCGATCTGGCAATCACATTACCTGCATCCAGATCCATAGATCCATGTTGAAGGATTGTGTTTCTTGTAGatacacacatgcacaaacatacacacaaatagACACAGGCATAAAGTCGCCACATTGTTGTTTAACCTTGTGCAATAAAGccatcagaaaaaattgtgGTGGCCAGTTGATTGAAACTTATGGCTAATATgacatcagcagcagcagcaacagcaaaatATGTTTTTCAAGGTGAATTTCTTACGAACTTTTACAAACACTGATAATTATAAATGGAGATAATTCAAAGACAAGTCAAggtattcacacacacacacacaaaaacaaaacgtatgacattgataatcaacaaaaatgaaatgaaatcgaatttttttctggttaaaaaaaatttgatgatgacattcaatcgaccatcattatcacaatcTCATTcgcaatatttttatttcaaaataaaaaaaaatagcaaatGGTCATCGACATTATATTaggaaaatttgatttgattttgccGGTTTTTAATCAAAGCAACAGGTGGCATCATCTAGTGGTCATCATTTAGCaataatattaattaataattaatataaaTTATGTAGTCAAATTATCTTTATGAATACAGGATTTTCCGgattcatcatattcaagTTTAGAAATCCATAATTGTTGAAATGTACCCAAAGATGCCAGAATAGATCCACCAATCCATGATGCATATTTACGTTCCGTTGGAGAATTATTGGCAACAACTTTATGGCGTACATTTTTTGGGGCCGTAgccattatttcatttgtcatACGATCGGTGAATCCTTCGACCAATGTGTTTCCACCAGCCAATATGATTGTCGATAGTAATAATGGTCTTATATCGATATCACATTCACTAACGCTTGACAACAATAGATCGGGATAGGTAAGCCAATCTTTCGGTAGATTTGATAGatatgaatatgaacaaGATGTCGgtgattgttgctgttgttgttgtatgaatTCAGATATGTTAAatgatttgttgaaaaatatttcggGTATTAAAAATTGATCGTTCAATGAAACGTCCATATTGTAGCCATCaggaaaatgataattaattgGATCATAATACTTTTCCGCTTCGTTACGATCATATTTGGTGTCATAAACTTTCAATACTGATGCTTTATAATTACGTATTTCGGATAATAACATATAATTTTGCCATGAATTTGTCAATCCTGTGTTTAACATTTCaaagagaataaaaatagtgtatggaaaaaaatttataaaaattacCATCAGTAATCTGCCGTTTAGTCCAAATGGCCGTTTGTCCCGGTTCAACTGTctgttttgatttgatcatatAATATGGATTAACTTCgactttcatttcatttaaatgttTATAACATAGACTTGTGATAAATTCTCCGGCCAAATGGTTACGTTTAATCGCTTTTTCGATAACATAACCTTCGTAGACAGGAATGGCAGCCGTATGATCGGCACCAGAATCGAATACAATTCCAGATGGTCGCCCAACACTGAATGCTACTAGCATGGCATTTTTGGCCAAATAGAATGCTGGTACATTATATTTCTCGAACATTATTTCCGTTATTTTTTCACGACATTTTTTCGAATTCCACTGTAAATTATAATAGAAAAGTTTTCATACgtaaaaacaatgacaatataTTTTATTACCGAAACTTCCGAAAACATCACTGGATGTTGTGATGATTCAGACATAATGTGTCGAGCATAAATATAATCAAGCatcttttcaaataaatccCAATCGTCAATCATTCCATCTCGAAGAAATGTTTTAATTTCTTGACCAGAACGGGCAACATTCACTTGTGTAGTATCAATGTAAAATCTTCGCTCTTTACTACCAGTAGGTGTTGAGCCGCTATCTACACGATCCATTTCGGTGGCCAATTTACTCGGGGCATCATGTATGGCAACAATGGAAGATATTTCAGATTTTGGTGCATCTTCACCAGCATAGCCAACTTTTGTGGAAAAACTACCAACATCGAAAACAATGGCGCCAACTTCGTCTATCAAATCATATATAAAgtataagaatttttttgaatcaaaaaattgattatcatcaacaaaccTCCACCATAAACATTAGACATGATTTGTTAGgtgaatttaaatgaatttgaattgaaatgaatatgaaattctgtttcaaaaatattgtcAAACTCAAAATTCTAAACAAAGCATGTATGGGCTAAACATAAAGGACGTTTATTCTCTTTTTGAACCATTCGTGCAgacaaatgacaaattttttgctAATAATTAATGTTGGAATTGGAATAATTGTCAAGTGGTtagataaatgatgatacttTTCTAAATGATAAGACATCAATCCCTTGTGCCTATATTAATATCGTAATATGAATGAGGTTAGTAggattttttaaaatcgTAACATTGTAAAATGATCTATTTcttttggtttatttttgCTGCTGTTATCGTTGATTCTTCCTATGCTGATTGGCATCTAGTCTGGCAAGATGAATTCGATGGTGaggaattgaatttaaattattggAACTATCAACTCGGTGGTATTAATTTTGGTAGTCATGAAATAGAGTACTATAcgaatcgaacaaaaaacattcgtATCGAAAATGGCCATTTGGTGATTGATGTtcagattgaaaaatatgattcaTATAATTTCACATCCGGTCGAATTCATGGTAAACAAGCTTGGACATACGGACGATTTGAAGCTCGAGCTTGTTTGCCTAGTGGACATCAACTTTGGCCCGCAATTTGGATGATGCCTCATCACAGTAAATATGGTGGCTGGGCGGCAAGTGGTGAGATTGATATTATGGAAAATAAAGGCGATCATCCTGCCATTTTTGAATCGACTATTCATTATGGTGGTAAAAGACCTTATAATACACATACGGCAAGTGGACCTCGTAATTTTCACAATGATCTTAGCAAAGACTTTCATTTATATGCTATTGAATGGGATCCGAAAGAAATCCGTTTCTTTTT
This window of the Dermatophagoides farinae isolate YC_2012a chromosome 3, ASM2471394v1, whole genome shotgun sequence genome carries:
- the LOC124498399 gene encoding actin-like protein 6A is translated as MSNVYGGDEVGAIVFDVGSFSTKVGYAGEDAPKSEISSIVAIHDAPSKLATEMDRVDSGSTPTGSKERRFYIDTTQVNVARSGQEIKTFLRDGMIDDWDLFEKMLDYIYARHIMSESSQHPVMFSEVSWNSKKCREKITEIMFEKYNVPAFYLAKNAMLVAFSVGRPSGIVFDSGADHTAAIPVYEGYVIEKAIKRNHLAGEFITSLCYKHLNEMKVEVNPYYMIKSKQTVEPGQTAIWTKRQITDGLTNSWQNYMLLSEIRNYKASVLKVYDTKYDRNEAEKYYDPINYHFPDGYNMDVSLNDQFLIPEIFFNKSFNISEFIQQQQQQSPTSCSYSYLSNLPKDWLTYPDLLLSSVSECDIDIRPLLLSTIILAGGNTLVEGFTDRMTNEIMATAPKNVRHKVVANNSPTERKYASWIGGSILASLGTFQQLWISKLEYDESGKSCIHKDNLTT
- the LOC124498402 gene encoding glucan endo-1,3-beta-glucosidase, coding for MIYFFWFIFAAVIVDSSYADWHLVWQDEFDGEELNLNYWNYQLGGINFGSHEIEYYTNRTKNIRIENGHLVIDVQIEKYDSYNFTSGRIHGKQAWTYGRFEARACLPSGHQLWPAIWMMPHHSKYGGWAASGEIDIMENKGDHPAIFESTIHYGGKRPYNTHTASGPRNFHNDLSKDFHLYAIEWDPKEIRFFLDNNHFFTANIDRMMWSGKGPNPYTRKGQPFDQPFHWILNVAIGGTYFGPGPYVTPEQAKYWPKSTMEIDYLLVYQ